The genome window GGGCGGCTTTGGTGTCGAGATGAGGCTTCGCTTGAGCGTGTGAGATGCTATGATTTGTTGATTTAGGAATCATACGCCATTACAGGCTACTCACCTGTTGCTATTCATCCATGGCACCGGATTCGTCTCTGTCGCCCAGAATTTGTCCGTGAGATCAGTGATGGGGTAGAATGGCGCGAGGCATTTGATAGCCTCATTCTTCAAGCCTCTATAAGCTCCAAGCTCTTCGTCACCAACTTCATCGGGCACCCTCAAGCCTGCTATCAATGCCAGATAGCCTCCCGCCGAACCACCTGAAAGACAGATTCTAGAAACATCTATCTTATGAtcaccctttccatccttgacTAATCTGTCGTTGAGCTTGGTTTGAATGTAGCCGAGGAGAGCAGTAATATCAGAGAGGATATCAAGAATAGGAACTTGAGGAGCGAGGCGATAGTTGGGCGAAATGATTGCTACACTCTCATCAGGACAACCATCGCCTCTGGAGTAAATGTGCGAAGGCAATCGTCTGaagtgaggaggaagattcTCTTTGTTTCCCTGCAGCAAACCACCGCCGTGGAACCAGATGACGAGAGGGTGGCCAGAAGGACCGGCAGAGAtagaaggaagatagaTATCAAGGTCAACCGCCAGGGGTTCAGAGTCGAACGTCGCTGCCGGAAGAGTGCGATAGACGATAGTAAGGTCAGGTTCCGGAATGGACAATGTAttcccatcatccaccGCAGGCCCTGTTTCGATAGCCGAGCTAGCCTTGTCTCGATTGTCTTCGGTAGTGGGTGTACCTTCACGGTCGAATGAAGGAGTGGCCTGGCGTAAGTTACATCCTACGGTATCAATCTTGGCGCCTGATGCAATGGTACCAATGAGGCCGCGAATATTAACATTCCCTGAGAGAACAAGGTGAGAGAGCTCTGGCATGTCCTTCTCACTAATCCCAAGACTTTGAACATCAAGAAAACTTGAAAGGTTGTTTCTTTCTAGGTTGAGGACCCTCATGTGCTTAAGACTGGCATCGGCCAATCCCTTCAGTCCCTCCAGCGTGATGGTATTGTTCCCAAGGCTTAAATGACGAAGTACTGGGAGTATAGGCCTCTCTGACTTGAGAGCGGTTTGGCGTTGAATGGCGGTAGTGAAAAATCCTGAGCCATAACCGAGGCCTTCTTCAGAAGGTCCTACGGGTGAATCAAAAGATAGGCTAGAAATTGAATTGTGCGAGAGATCCAGAACCTGAAGTTGGGGAAGCAAAAGCACTGAGGGAGGAATAGATGATAGCGAATTGTGACTTGAACGCAGTTAATGGTTGTCCAAAACAAAAGCGAGAAGGCTTACGAAAGATCCAGAGAGCTCAAACGGAGAAGGTCAGAAAGGGCATCTGGAACCCTTTTGAGAAGATTTTTGCTTAGCTAGTTTACATATGAGCGCGCAAACAAGTGAGAAATACTGAGAATTGCACACATCCAGGATTTTCAACCCTCCAAACATTCCTATCTCCCTGTCAATTTCCACTAGTTTGTTATTCCCAAGTCTTAAGGTAGTGAGTTCCTCTGGTTCTGACcaaatatcttcttctctcctccaagTGCCGGACAACGAATCCCGCCGGCtactgtcttcttcttcatccacagcAAAAGGGCTAGCACCGATTGCAGGGCGTGGGCGTGAGGCAGCCATCGATTCCCTGGGAGGAGATcgagaaggggaagtgTTGGAAAGGTCGGTAGCCGAAAGCCCCAGGAGGGATATGTACACTTTTGGAGGGATGcgttcaagctcaagggAAGCAATATCTAGTTTACCTGAATATCCAACGTCATTCAGGCATCAGTTCCTTAAACTTCCTCCTGCATAATCTGCAATTGAGCCTACCAGACTTAAcggccttcttcaactgtcCCTCCACAGTTTTGTCATCTATTAAGTCCGCCCCACTCCCATCTAAATGAACAAATCCTCTTGGAGTACCCGCTCTTCTGCCGACCGGGCTACCATAAGTTTGGAGGTCACCGGTTCTCTGGGATTTGGGAGTGTTGCGGAGTTCTGCGCGACGGGCCGCAATAGTTTCACGGATAGAAGGACGAGACGGGGAATTTCGTGCCGAGACAGACATTTTGGCCAACCTGACGCAAACGGGGAAGATGCAAACGGAAAACGAGAAAGTGAGATTTGACGATGTGGTTTGTTTGGTGCGACAAACACCTCGGCCTGAATTCAGACTTTGGTGTCcagaaagtggaggtgtCAACTACGAGTTTTTACATTAACCTTACGTAATAACTCCTTAAAACAAGGTATTGTATATGGTCAGCAGCGAACGGAAAAGCACACAAATCATATGTCATTCCTATGCATTATTGTCTCCAATCTCTAGCAGAGCATCTACACTGCATTCCTAATAGCACATGTCATTTTAACGACTTCACCCATCTCTCTAGAATCATGGACTCTCAAGATGTCCACAACTCCACTGGCAGCACACCAACCGCTGACAGCCGCATCTCCAAAGCTCCTCTCTTTTGGTACAGCCCGCTTTATGGTCTGACCCACAAATCCCTTTCTACTAGCACCGACTAGCATCGGAAGCCCTTCGATCCCTGTCCCTGGAAGGACAAGATCAGATAGGTGTTTGAGGAGTGTCAAGCtttgagaggaagatttgGCAAAGCCCAAGCCAGGGTCGAGGATGATATTCCATCGTTTTACGCCAGACTTTAAGGCCTGCTCTACCAAGGCCTTTGTCTCCTGGATCACACCCTTGATGATGCCTCCTTGACTTCCATAATCCTGGACGTCTGCTGTAATCATGGTTTTTGAATCGCCCCTAGAATGCATTAGAACAACAGGAACGTCTGCTTCTGCCATGACCCGCAACATTCCTGGCTCTTGCCCGCCACGGACATCGTTAATGATGGATGCTCCAGCTTCAACAGCAGCCTTGGCAACTGACGGTCGATAAGTGTCGACCGATATCGGAATGGAGGCAACATAGGGATCACCAGATGATCGGATGGCTTTGACAAGTGGAATAACGCGACTGagctcatcttcctccgaACAGGGTTCAGAACCTGGACGCGTGGACATTCCCCCAATGTCGAGAATGGCCGGAGGATCAGGCCCTTTTAGCAGCTTTTCGCAAGCGGCGAGCGCATATTCGACTTTGGTCCTGGCGAGATCGCCATCGGAAAATGAATCAGGTGTTGTATTAAAGATGGTCATGATGTATGGGGAGGCGGGAATGGAAAGCTTTAGGGGCGAAGCGTGAGAGTGCAAGGGAATTATaggtgaaagagatggtggaaaCGTGGTTGGAAGACTGGCGAGTAGCTGGCCGACAGATTTGTGAAGTGCAGGGTGCGTGAACTCCGAGTCGATGCTTTTGAAGATAGTCAGCCCCAGGAACTTCATTTTCAAGAGGCAGTTTCAAACGTACTCGGCTAACGGCCTCAAAACAAATTCTCGCTCACGCAACCTTTTGTGAGGGCACTCTAACCATTTGATCCCAtattcatcttcctcgtcggTCTCTTTGCCAATTTTGACCACTCGGTGGCCATAAAAGACCAAATCTAGGTCGATGACTCGAGGACCATTCGTGAATGTCTTTGTTCTTCCTACAGCTTTCTCTGTGCGTTTGAGCAATCGAAGAACTTCTAAGGGCTCAAGTGATGTAGCCAGCTGCGGGGAAGTTCAACAGATATCCGCACAGCTGGGTTGACAGTGACCTACCTCAATGACGCCATTGACGAACCGGTCCTGATCTTCTACATACATTGGCGCACTCTCATACAGTCTACTAGTGCCTAACAATTTACATCCAGCCTCCTCTAAAAGCCTTACGGCTCTTATAATGTTGGCTACTCTGTCACCGATATTGGAGCCAACAGCTACGAATACCCTCTCAGGGGCTTCAGGTCGTCCATTACGAGCTGATGGTACAGTTGGCATATAGTCGGTCTGCGAGCGATGAATGGTGATGCTGGGAGTAGCGAAAGGTATTGCCGATGGTTTCCTGACTGTAATCTCTAGATGAGGCTGAGTGGAATCCCCTAGATACCGGCTCTTCAGGAGATGTTGTCCCAGTTCGTGATTCAGCGATTCGATGGTTCCATAAGCCGAGTTGCTCACAAACTGTTACCACCACTTTCGTCAGTGATGGAAGATAGTTGAGCCCAAGTGCTGCACAACCTACCTCATATACCTCATCTGCAAATCCCTTGTGTCCCCAAACATTCCAGTCGCATCTACTGACCTTGACATCCAATTCCAGCCTctgtttctcttttctctcgtGCTCATGTAACCCGACAATGCATACTATCTTCAAGTCCCGGACCGTACAGCTCTTGTCGGTTACTTCACCGTTTTTGGCGTATGACGCCTTATACACAGCTTCTAGAGCATGTAACAATGCCTTTGGGAGCCCCAGGCGGATGTCCACGCTCTGGACCTCATCAGACTCTAGCGGGATGGCACTGACAGCACGCATCAGTTCCCATGGTCCACTCCATACTTTTTCCGGATCGTTCGCAAGGGCATATATCGCTTTCGATACTGAAGAATAATTCACTCCAAGGCCTGCCATGGAGTCGCCTGCGGCAGTGGTAGAGACAGAGTTGGGGACGAGATGAATTgtgagggagagaagggcggggcatggaggagatggggtAAGGTGGAAGGCGGACGGACCTAGGCCGTGCAGGAGGTGAAGTGTGAGGGATGAAATAGTTATCGTGTCCGGTGGCATGCTTGAAATTTATGCAACTGGGCTGTGGTTtaaaataataatagatTTCCCAAATCCGTgtcaaggaaagaggaatcAATATGGGAATGACCTCCACCGCATTGCTCGAGCATTAATCGATTGCTATCCTGGTGGTTCTCTGTCGTCCGTCCCAGCTTGACCTCACGTCTTCTATTCAAGTTTAATCCAATAACACCATTCAGCATGTTGAGTGAGTTGGCTTACAGATCAATGTTGCTGTGTTGTATCACCCTACTAACAACTTACAGTCGTCGGTCTTACCGGCGGTATCGCTTCCGGTGCGTCTTTCCAGCTCGGCTGTCCTGCCTTCCGGCCTCCTAAACATAGCTGATCCCCTCAAAGGCAAATCAACCGTCTCCAAACTTCTTTCTGAAAGACATCACCTCCCAATTATAGATGCTGATCTCATTGCTCGAGAGGTCGTTGAGCCTGGCACATCTGGTTATTCTCTCGTTGTCTCACACTTTGGCCCTGACCGGGTCTTGCAGGAAGACGGAGTATCGCTCGATAGAGGGGCGATAGGTGACATCATTTTCCATGACCctgaagaaaggaaatggatgaatgGAGTCGTGCACCcaagagtgaagaaagagatggttaAACGTATCATAAGGTATTGGCTGAAAGGAGAATGGTGTGTGATCCTTGATGTGCCGCTATTGATAGAGGCGGGTATGTGGAAGTGGGTAGGGGATACTGTTGTGGTATATGTGTACGTTCTCGCAGACCGCTAATGCTTTCATAAAAACCATTTCTCACCGGTGCCTGTATAGCAATGAGCGTCTCCAGTTGTCGCGCCTCCTCGATCGCCAATCTAATCCTCCTTTGACTCAATCTCAAGCCTCAAGTCGGATTGCCTCTCAGTTACCACTATCGGCCAAGCTTGCCTACGCTACATCGGTTATCGACAATTCTGGTTCATTTACAGACTTGAACGACCAGGTCGATAGGACGGTTGCCAAATGGAGGGCTCAGCAAGGCGGAGATTCAggttggtggtggaggcttTGCTGGTTGATACCGCCTGTGGGGCTAGTAGCCGGTGCATTGTGCCTTTTTGCTGTTTGGAGAGGGGGCAAAAaggacagaagaagaggccgaGGGGAGGTCTCAAGGAGGGACCGTTCCGAGCAAGCAGCCGAAAGAATAGAGCTCATGGAACTGAAGGGTGGAAGACGGAGAGCTGCGAGTGGAAGTTTCACGGACGAGGAATAATGGTGCGGTATGATAGCCAATTTAGATATGCTTGCATCATGCAGCATGAATGCTGCCCGGCATTTGCAAAAAGATAATCTCTATAGAGATCGCTGTATGCTGGAAATCCTTAGCCGAGGTACCAAGTGAATGCCCCTCCGTAAATGTTGCATTGCTGATCAAACAGCCCCATATCGTACAAACAGCCAAAGTGATACTGGTGGAAAGTCCACAAATTAAGATCAACGCCCTCCGCCCACCTCCCTCTACAAGGCACCGTATACTCTATCGTTGAAGACGTGTATATATGCTAGATTAACAGTTACAACTTTTGACAAGACAATGCAACCAACTATTCCCGGACAAACTCAGTCAAGCTTTCCTCCCAAACCTTGCACCAACGCCTGCACCATGTTCCTTCTTATTGACAGGCCTTCACGATACCTGCATGTGATCCAACCGCCGGCACCACGCGAGTGAGCCGCACGGACCACTAACTCTGCTGCCATCTTGCCAGTATTGATTCTGTTTTCCCCATCGGCATCGCCTCCAGGATCCAGTGTCGCCTTGAGAGCACGCCACGCATCTTCAAGTGTAAGGTTTTCTGCATCGCTCCGAGGATTGGCTTCCGTGTGCGTGCCACCAAACGAACAACCAAACGACTGGCAGAGACGCGTAGCAAACACCAAAAGCCCAGGATCATTGACGACATGAGAGTCTGAGACATGGCAGCAGCTCTTGAGACGAGTAAGGAGGTCaagttgagaaggagatgcgGCTGGAGGATTCGTCAAAGGTGGAGAAATGGGAGAGGGTTTATTGACACCCGTGCCATTGGCGCTGCTGTCGCCAGTACTATCGGCAGATGTGAACATGCTGAACATGCCGCTGAAGTTGGGTGTAGCAGAAGCGGTATTGCTCTTGTAGAGAGAATTGTCAAGGTTGTTAGTGAAATCGGCGAAATGTGTATCTGGAGACACAGGGAGGTTAAAGGGCATGGGGAGCTGGTAATTGAACGGAGCGGGGGAGACCTCGTGAGCAGAGTTGAAAAGAGCAGGAACGTTCTGAGGGTTGCTCAGCTGAGGAACGCTGGGTTGCTGCTGAGAGGTGTGAGTCGTAGAGGTGGTATTAGATGGACCGGCGCCGCTTGTCGCACGGGGGGACAGTGTCTCGCTGTCTCTGCCGTTTCTCTCACTCTCGCTCATGTCCGTAGTGTCAGCTTCTGGCAGTCCCAAggctcttctctccctctccctcgctTCCTTTCTTGCGCGGACTCTTTCGCTCATGGGGACACCACCCTCCTTGAGGGACTTGCCTCGCCCGGTGGGCCCTGAGCCGATCTTCGGTCTGTCTGCAGCGGGGAGACTGAGCAGTGCGCGCAGCTGAGAGTTTTCGGTCTCTAGCTGAAGGATGCGTTCTTCGAGGGAAGCGAGATGCTCTGCACGGCGAAGACGAAAGGCGCGCTGGACCTCGCGTGCGCGGGAtgggggaagatgatcatTTGGCTTGCGGCCTCTGGGCTCATGGCGGTCCTACGAGAGGGATCAGGAAAAGGATAAAATTGAGTGTGTGGGATTCTGCGTACTTTTGTTGTGTTTGACTGGGGTGTGGACGCTGAGCCTGCCTCCGACATGATGGTATCTAATCTGATCTGAGGCCGATGGTGACTGACGCAAGGATGGTGCGTGATGTTATTATCAATTTgaaagaggggagagaggaggtgaAATGGTGCGCCCGGGAAAATGAAATAAAACCAATCCACTTGCAATCTGCCAGAATCGGAAATCCCCAAAACCGGATATTATGTGCGATTCAACCTGCCTCCGCCGCTGTTAATTTCAATTTccagcctcttccaaatcgCCGATGAGGCACTTGATTTCGTAATCCCTCTTACCGAAGCCAAATACACGTCACAACGAAAAGCTCCACGTCACTACTTCTTACTTCCTCGCCACATCTCCCCCGACAATCACGCACTTAGTCCTTTGGACGGTGCCGGTTCGCGTTGTTAGAGATTAGCGATTAACCCATCCTTTCGAGCACGCGTATCGAATCTGCTATGGGCGCCACTGGAGAGTGAGTGCCACACATACCGATGCACGCATCTCCACCGCCCCGGCTGACTCACCTCCCCTAACCCACTAATGACTCCCagatccttccttcctcaggTAGTCGGAGTAAgtcccttcccctccccgTGCCCCTCCCTCATAACCATCACACAGCTCTTCTACGCCACCTTCGATCCGAGCCTCGGCCCAGTGGTCCAGTACCAGGTACCCGAGAACCTCATTTCAGACAGCACCACTGAAGAAGCACGCACGCCTTCAAACTCCCGCTCCCGTTCTCGTTCCAGGGCATCCCGCTtcatctccccttccccctctccttccccttcgcCAGCTAAAACCCTTATCAACTTTGGGCCTATCTCCGAATATGTTATCCCCAAAAAGTCGCTTCACGGCCGTCTCGTCACGCTTCTCACCACCGGGACAGGTTGCGACGAGGACGAACAAGTGGGATATAGAGTTATGGGTTTCCCCAATGTCATGACAGCTGCAGAAGGGACATATACACGGAACGAGTACATGTGGAACTTGTGTTTCGTgttccattcttcaagctcattGGAGGCCTTTGAGCCAATCGTGAGGAAATGCGCTAGGATTCTGAGAAGCGCAGAAGTAAGCCTCAGTTTCCGATATACTAACGATCGCTATATCTGATCCGTCCATACTAGCGTGATTCTGCTTACCTGTCAAAACCATCTCCCGAACACACAGCACTACCTGCAGTCCTAGAACAGTTGTTTGAGGATCTAAACTCTTACTCGGAGACAAGTATACCTTTAGACGGTTTCAATTCTCTGGAGCTCaaactttttcctttctatCGTAAGTGGCAATTTCCCATCATCGGAGCTTATAAAGATCAACATCAAATACGCAGCAAATCCTCCCGACTGCGACGACTGGCATGTTCCTGTCGCTCTTATTGATCTCAATGCGCACAAAGATGACAACTGGGATATTACGGCTGCAAGAGTCTGTCAGTTTATTGATGGGGTCAATCATGTCAAAAAGATTGCTGAACTTGCCGAGGCGGACGAGGCCTTGACCCGAGAGACATTGCGACATATGCTGTAAGCTGATCACATCAATACAGAAAAAGTCGCTTCTGACGAGAACTGTAGGTATTACCAGGTGGTCATGATGGCATGTCGAGCACCATCCTTTATCAAGCACGGAAGCTGACcttttatttatttttcaGATCGATATCTTCCAATACTCCAATATGTACACCCTCAAACCAATAATTTCCCGCCTGTCAGCCGACGAAACCATCATTTCCGAATGCGCCTGCTATGTTACACGCTCTGGCTTCCCATTACCCGATTGGCCCACACTGCTGCAGCTTTACAGCCGCTTTCAACCAGGTGTCACGGTACACCGCTGGATAGAAGCGCACGAAGTTCTCTCAATGGGTATAGACCCGCGGAGATTCGTGTCTTTCGGTATCATCAAGGGTTTTCTCCGCCGAGTGCATCGTTGGCCAAAGCtggtggaaaggagagaacCGCTCATTCATGTTCCAGAGCATCGGAAAAGAGTCGGGTTCGATGAATCTGCCCGTGGGAATTCTAGCGGGTTCTATAAAGACCGTGACCGCTCTCAATCCCAGACGCACCTCTATCAACACGGTAATCAGCATACCGATGGGTTTCACCCCAACGATTCTGCCGTGTCTCTTAGTCGGGGTAACATTCCCCGAGAATCATCATTTACCCTGCGCTCCGTCGGATCCAACGCCTCGCTGGGtgtttctccttcctcgatACCTACACGTACTCCACCATCACTTCACGGAAGATCCCCTCGCCGGCACGCTTTCGCCCCCTCTACCACGGGAACCTCCAGTATGCATACTGCATTCCCACGTTCCCACGTTTCCGCCGCCGAGTCACATCCGTCGACATCTTCTCGTCGGGCTATAGGTCCAAGTACCGTGGGAACCACCACTACGGGAGGTCTCGCCCCTGGCGGTAGCGGTTTCAATTATAGATACGGCTTGAGCACCAGACAAGCTGCTGCAATTAAACAAGCCGAAGAGCTAGAGGAAGAGTTAATAGGTTTTTTGGATGGGAGCCATCATGCGGATGAGATTCAAGTGAGATTCGGATGGAGCTGGGGTCAGCTGGAAAAGATCCTTGGACTGGACGAAGTAAtaggaggaatgggaagaaaaggtGTAACAGTAATCTATCGTTGATCACTTATCACATTATTATAAAACTAATTCTTTTAGACAATCGCCCAAAACTAACAAACAACTGTTTGTTGGCATGTTCCTATAGGGGTGACTATAACAACTACAATCATCTATGTATCTAATAAACAAGACGGTACATGCACGCATTATCCATTTCTAAATGAAAATTAAAAAGAGAACGCCGGAATAAATAAGCGGTACAGAATCCATGGCACGTGTATTCTCCACTATTATTTTACGCGAACAACTATCGGCCTAACGCATTGAAACAATCTTCACCGAGTTACCCACTTATCAACAGACTCCCAATCCACGCCTCTGGCCTTCAGATCGTCCAGAAGATCTTCATATACGATCCACCACCAGGCATGTACCTCGTCATAATTGGTTAAACTCCTTTGAGGTGGTGTATTTCGAACGGCGTCGAGTAGGCCATGTGGCAAAGATCGGCGGCGAATTTGCGGTT of Cryptococcus tetragattii IND107 chromosome 3, whole genome shotgun sequence contains these proteins:
- a CDS encoding dihydropteroate synthase, encoding MPPDTITISSLTLHLLHGLGPSAFHLTPSPPCPALLSLTIHLVPNSVSTTAAGDSMAGLGVNYSSVSKAIYALANDPEKVWSGPWELMRAVSAIPLESDEVQSVDIRLGLPKALLHALEAVYKASYAKNGEVTDKSCTVRDLKIVCIVGLHEHERKEKQRLELDVKVSRCDWNVWGHKGFADEVYEFVSNSAYGTIESLNHELGQHLLKSRYLGDSTQPHLEITVRKPSAIPFATPSITIHRSQTDYMPTVPSARNGRPEAPERVFVAVGSNIGDRVANIIRAVRLLEEAGCKLLGTSRLYESAPMYVEDQDRFVNGVIELATSLEPLEVLRLLKRTEKAVGRTKTFTNGPRVIDLDLVFYGHRVVKIGKETDEEDEYGIKWLECPHKRLREREFVLRPLADIDSEFTHPALHKSVGQLLASLPTTFPPSLSPIIPLHSHASPLKLSIPASPYIMTIFNTTPDSFSDGDLARTKVEYALAACEKLLKGPDPPAILDIGGMSTRPGSEPCSEEDELSRVIPLVKAIRSSGDPYVASIPISVDTYRPSVAKAAVEAGASIINDVRGGQEPGMLRVMAEADVPVVLMHSRGDSKTMITADVQDYGSQGGIIKGVIQETKALVEQALKSGVKRWNIILDPGLGFAKSSSQSLTLLKHLSDLVLPGTGIEGLPMLVGASRKGFVGQTIKRAVPKERSFGDAAVSGWCAASGVVDILRVHDSREMGEVVKMTCAIRNAV
- a CDS encoding dephospho-CoA kinase, which produces MLIVGLTGGIASGKSTVSKLLSERHHLPIIDADLIAREVVEPGTSGYSLVVSHFGPDRVLQEDGVSLDRGAIGDIIFHDPEERKWMNGVVHPRVKKEMVKRIIRYWLKGEWCVILDVPLLIEAGMWKWVGDTVVVYVNERLQLSRLLDRQSNPPLTQSQASSRIASQLPLSAKLAYATSVIDNSGSFTDLNDQVDRTVAKWRAQQGGDSGWWWRLCWLIPPVGLVAGALCLFAVWRGGKKDRRRGRGEVSRRDRSEQAAERIELMELKGGRRRAASGSFTDEE